A portion of the Thermomicrobiales bacterium genome contains these proteins:
- a CDS encoding ABC transporter ATP-binding protein has translation MRFWKRNQPIVPIDGAIIQASHVVKTYDTGSAKVEALKQIDFSVQRGEMVAVMGPSGCGKTTLLNCLSGLDSVDSGQIILDGNDLAKMGDKKRTRYRAHRMGFIFQVYNLLPVLSAVENVELPLLVSGVKPSEARGKAEEALAKVGLSDWANHRPAEMSGGQRQRVTIARSLVNNPAIVWADEPTGALDSHTADDIISLLRALNLQTGLTTVIVTHDQTIGDRCDRIVRMRDGLIEPAAATAIVRDRFAPVGVTRETYQPVGALAV, from the coding sequence ATGCGATTCTGGAAACGAAACCAACCGATTGTCCCCATCGATGGCGCCATCATTCAGGCGTCGCACGTAGTCAAAACGTACGACACCGGCTCCGCCAAGGTGGAAGCCCTCAAACAAATCGACTTTTCAGTCCAACGGGGCGAGATGGTGGCGGTCATGGGTCCGTCCGGGTGTGGCAAGACCACGCTGCTCAACTGTCTGTCGGGGCTGGACAGTGTCGATAGCGGACAGATCATTCTGGACGGCAACGACCTGGCGAAGATGGGGGACAAGAAACGGACCCGCTACCGCGCGCACCGCATGGGGTTCATCTTTCAGGTGTACAACCTCCTGCCGGTGCTGAGCGCGGTCGAGAATGTCGAGCTTCCCTTGCTCGTTTCGGGTGTGAAGCCGTCGGAGGCGCGTGGGAAAGCGGAAGAGGCGTTGGCGAAGGTCGGACTCTCCGATTGGGCGAATCACCGCCCAGCAGAGATGTCCGGCGGACAACGCCAGCGTGTCACGATCGCCCGCTCGCTGGTCAACAACCCGGCAATCGTTTGGGCCGACGAACCAACCGGCGCGCTCGACTCACATACCGCTGACGACATCATCAGCCTGCTGCGCGCGCTCAATCTGCAGACCGGTCTGACCACGGTGATCGTTACTCACGATCAGACCATCGGCGATCGTTGCGACCGGATCGTGCGCATGCGCGACGGATTGATCGAACCGGCCGCTGCCACCGCCATCGTGCGCGATCGGTTCGCTCCGGTCGGCGTCACCCGGGAGACCTATCAGCCGGTGGGCGCGTTGGCGGTTTGA